In one Mustela lutreola isolate mMusLut2 chromosome 8, mMusLut2.pri, whole genome shotgun sequence genomic region, the following are encoded:
- the SMARCC2 gene encoding SWI/SNF complex subunit SMARCC2 isoform X1: MAVRKKDGGPNVKYYEAADTVTQFDNVRLWLGKNYKKYIQAEPPTNKSLSSLVVQLLQFQEEVFGKHVSNAPLTKLPIKCFLDFKAGGSLCHILAAAYKFKSDQGWRRYDFQNPSRMDRNVEMFMTIEKSLVQNNCLSRPNIFLCPEIEPKLLGKLKDIIKRHQGTVTEDKNNASHVVYPVPGNLEEEEWVRPVMKRDKQVLLHWGYYPDSYDTWIPASEIEAAVEDAPTPEKPRKVHAKWILDTDTFNEWMNEEDYEVNDDKSPVSRRKKISAKTLTDEVNSPDSDRRDKKGGNYKKRKRSPSPSPTPEAKKKNAKKGPSTPYTKSKRGHREEEQEDLTKDMDEPSPVPNVEEVTLPKTVNTKKDSESAPVKGGTMTDLDEQEDESMETTGKDEDENSTGNKGEQTKNPDLHEDNVTEQTHHIIIPSYAAWFDYNSVHAIERRALPEFFNGKNKSKTPEIYLAYRNFMIDTYRLNPQEYLTSTACRRNLAGDVCAIMRVHAFLEQWGLINYQVDAESRPTPMGPPPTSHFHVLADTPSGLVPLQPKTPQGRQVDADTKAGRKGKELDDLVPETAKGKPELQTSASQQMLNFPDKGKEKPTDMQNFGLRTDMYTKKNVPSKSKAAASATREWTEQETLLLLEALEMYKDDWNKVSEHVGSRTQDECILHFLRLPIEDPYLEDSEASLGPLAYQPIPFSQSGNPVMSTVAFLASVVDPRVASAAAKSALEEFSKMKEEVPTALVEAHVRKVEEAAKVTGKADPAFGLESSGIAGTTSDEPERIEESGTDEARAEGQATEEKKEPKEPREGVGAAEEETKEKTSEVPKKDEERGKQGDSEKESEKSDGDPIVDTEKEKEPKEGQEEVLKDVVESEGERKTKVERDIGEGNLSTAAAAALAAAAVKAKHLAAVEERKIKSLVALLVETQMKKLEIKLRHFEELETIMDREREALEYQRQQLLADRQAFHMEQLKYAEMRARQQHFQQMHQQQQQPPPALPPGSQPVPPAGTGPPVVHSLAMAPASVAPAPAGGGAPPGSLGSSEQIGQAGSAAGPQQQQPAGAPQPGAVPPGVPPPGPHGPSPFPNQQTPPAMMPGAVPGSGHPGVAGNAPLGLPFGMPPPPPPPAPSVIPFGSLADSISINLPPPPNLHGHHHHLPFAPGTLPPPNLPVSMANPLHPNLPATTTMPSSLPLGPGLGSAAAQSPAIVAAVQGNLLPSASPLPDPGTPLPPDPTAPSPGTVTPVPPPQ; this comes from the exons ATGGCGGTGCGGAAGAAGGACGGCGGCCCCAACGTGAAGTACTACGAGGCCGCGGACACCGTGACCCAGTTCGACAACGTGAGGCTCTGGCTCGGCAAGAACTACAAGAAG TATATCCAAGCTGAACCACCTACCAACAAGTCCTTGTCTAGCCTGGTTGTACAGTTGCTACAGTTTCAGGAAGAAGTTTTTGGCAAACATGTCAGCAATGCACCGCTCACGAAACTGCCG ATCAAATGTTTCCTAGATTTCAAAGCAGGAGGCTCCCTGTGCCACATACTTGCAGCTGCCTACAAATTCAAGAGTGACCAGGGATG GCGGCGTTACGATTTCCAGAATCCATCACGCATGGACCGCAACGTGGAAATGTTCATGACCATTGAGAAGTCCTTGGTGCAG AATAACTGTCTGTCTCGACCTAACATATTTCTGTGCCCAGAAATTGAACCCAAACTGCTGGGGAAATTAAAGGACATTATCAAGAGACACCAG GGAACAGTCACTGAAGATAAGAACAATGCCTCCCATGTTGTGTATCCTGTCCCAGGGAACCTGGAAGAAG AGGAATGGGTACGACCAGTCATGAAGCGGGATAAGCAGGTTCTTCTGCACTGGGGCTACTATCCTGACAG TTACGACACGTGGATCCCAGCCAGTGAAATCGAAGCAGCTGTGGAAGATGCTCCAACTCCTGAGAAACCTAGGAAG GTTCATGCAAAGTGGATTCTGGACACAGACACTTTCAATGAATGGATGAACGAGGAAGACTACGAGGTAAATGACGACAAAAGCCCTGTCTCCCGCCGAAAGAAGATATCAGCTAAGACGCTGACAGATGAG GTGAACAGCCCAGATTCAGATCGGCGGGACAAGAAAGGAGGGAACTATAAGAAGAGGAAGCGCTCCCCCTCTCCTTCACCAACCCCGGAAGCTAAGAAGAAAAATGCTAAGAAAGG TCCCTCGACACCTTACACCAAGTCGAAGCGTGGCcacagagaggaggagcaagaagACCTGACGAAGGACATGGATGAGCCTTCACCAGTCCCCAACGTAGAGGAGGTGACGTTGCCTAAAACAG TCAACACTAAGAAGGATTCAGAGTCCGCCCCAGTCAAAGGAGGCACCATGACTGACCTGG atgaGCAGGAGGATGAAAGCATGGAAACCACGGGCAAG GATGAGGATGAAAACAGTACGGGGAACAAGGGGGAGCAGACGAAGAATCCGGACCTCCATGAGGACAACGTGACCGAGCAGACCCACCACATCATCATTCCCAGCTACGCCGCCTGGTTTGACTATAACAG TGTTCATGCCATTGAGCGGAGGGCTCTCCCTGAGTTCTTTAACGGCAAGAACAAGTCCAAGACTCCAGAAAT CTACCTGGCTTATCGAAACTTCATGATTGACACCTACCGGCTGAACCCCCAGGAATATCTTACCTCCACTGCCTGCCGCAGGAACCTGGCCGGGGATGTCTGTGCCATCATGAG GGTCCATGCCTTCCTAGAGCAGTGGGGTCTTATTAACTACCAGGTGGATGCTGAGAGTCGACCAACCCCGATGGGGCCTCCGCCCACCTCTCACTTCCATGTCCTGGCAGACACGCCCTCCGGGCTGGTGCCTTTACAGCCGAAGACCCCGCAG GGCCGCCAGGTTGATGCTGATACCAAGGCTGGGCGAAAGGGCAAAGAGCTGGATGACCTGGTGCCAGAGACGGCTAAGGGCAAGCCAGAGCTG CAGACCTCTGCTTCCCAGCAAATGCTCAACTTCCCTGACAAGGGCAAAGAGAAACCGACAGACATGCAGAACTTTGGCCTGCGCACAGACATGTACACGAAGAAGAACGTCCCCTCCAAG AGTAAAGCTGCGGCCAGTGCCACTCGAGAGTGGACAGAACAGGAGACCCTGCTCCTCCTGGAG GCACTGGAAATGTACAAAGATGACTGGAACAAAGTGTCAGAGCACGTGGGAAGCCGCACGCAGGATGAGTGCATCTTGCATTTTCTTCGTCTTCCCATTGAAGACCCGTACCTGGAGGACTCAGaggcctccctgggccccctgGCCTACCAGCCTATCCCCTTCAGTCAGTCAGGCAACCCTGTTATGAGCACTGTTGCCTTCCTGGCCTCTGTCGTCGATCCTCGAGTCGCCTCTGCTGCTGCGAAGTCGGCCCTAG AAGAGTTCTCcaaaatgaaggaagaagtgCCCACAGCCTTGGTGGAGGCCCACGTTCGGAAAGTGGAGGAGGCAGCCAAAGTGACAGGCAAGGCTGACCCAGCCTTCGGTCTGGAGAGCAGCGGTATCGCAGGAACCACCTCTGACGAGCCTGAGCGGATCG AGGAGAGCGGGACCGACGAGGCGCGGGCAGAGGGCCAGGCCACggaggaaaagaaggagcccAAG GAACCCCGAGAAGGAGTTGGGGCtgctgaagaagaaacaaaggagaaaaccaGCGAGGTCCCCAAGAAGGacgaagagagagggaaacaaggtGACAGCGAGAAGGAATCAGAGAAGAGCGATGGGGACCCCATAG TTGACacggagaaggagaaggagccaaaggaagggcaggaggaagtGCTGAAGGATGTGGTagagtcagagggggagaggaagacgAAGGTGGAGCGGGACATCGGCGAGGGCAATCTGTCCACCGCTGCCGCTGCTGCTCTGGCCGCCGCCGCAGTGAAGGCCAAG CACCTGGCCGCTGTGGAGGAGAGGAAGATCAAATCGCTAGTGGCCCTGCTGGTGGAGACCCAGATGAAAAAGTTGGAGATCAAACTTCGGCACTTTGAAGAGTTAGAGACCATCATGGACCGGGAGCGGGAGGCA CTGGAGTATCAGAGGCAGCAGCTCCTGGCCGACAGACAAGCTTTCCATATGGAGCAGCTGAAGTATGCAGAGATGAGGGCCCGGCAGCAGCACTTCCAGCAAATGcaccaacagcagcagcagcccccgcCAGCCCTGCCCCCGGGCTCCCAGCCGGTCCCACCTGCAGGCACTGGGCCGCCCGTGGTTCACAGCCTGGCTATGGCTCCAGCCTCTGTCGCCCCTGCTCCTGCTGGCGGTGGGGCTCCCCCCGGAAGCTTGGGCTCCTCTGAACAGATTGGGCAGGCAGGGTCAGCCGCGGGGCCACAGCAGCAGCAACCAGCTGGAGCCCCCCAGCCTGGGGCAGTCCCACCAGGGGTACCCCCCCCTGGACCCCATG gCCCCTCACCGTTCCCCAACCAACAAACTCCTCCCGCAATGATGCCAGGGGCAGTGCCAGGCAGCGGGCACCCAGGCGTGGCGGGTAATGCTCCTTTGGGTTTGCCTTTCGGCatgccgcctcctcctcctcctcccgctccATCCGTCATCCCATTTGGTAGTCTAGCCGACTCCATCAGTATTAACCTGCCCCCTCCTCCTAACCTGCATGGGCATCACCACCATCTCCCGTTCGCCCCGGGCACTCTCCCCCCACCTAACCTGCCTGTGTCCATGGCGAACCCTCTACACCCTAACCTGCCGGCGACCACCACCATGCCATCTTCCTTGCCTCTCGGGCCGGGGCTCGGATCCGCCGCAGCCCAGAGCCCTGCCATTGTGGCAGCTGTTCAGGGCAACCTCCTGCCCAGTGCCAGCCCACTGCCAG ACCCAGGTACCCCCCTGCCTCCAGATCCCACGGCCCCGAGCCCAGGCACAGTCACCCCTGTGCCACCTCCACAGTGA
- the SMARCC2 gene encoding SWI/SNF complex subunit SMARCC2 isoform X2: MAVRKKDGGPNVKYYEAADTVTQFDNVRLWLGKNYKKYIQAEPPTNKSLSSLVVQLLQFQEEVFGKHVSNAPLTKLPIKCFLDFKAGGSLCHILAAAYKFKSDQGWRRYDFQNPSRMDRNVEMFMTIEKSLVQNNCLSRPNIFLCPEIEPKLLGKLKDIIKRHQGTVTEDKNNASHVVYPVPGNLEEEEWVRPVMKRDKQVLLHWGYYPDSYDTWIPASEIEAAVEDAPTPEKPRKVHAKWILDTDTFNEWMNEEDYEVNDDKSPVSRRKKISAKTLTDEVNSPDSDRRDKKGGNYKKRKRSPSPSPTPEAKKKNAKKGPSTPYTKSKRGHREEEQEDLTKDMDEPSPVPNVEEVTLPKTVNTKKDSESAPVKGGTMTDLDEQEDESMETTGKDEDENSTGNKGEQTKNPDLHEDNVTEQTHHIIIPSYAAWFDYNSVHAIERRALPEFFNGKNKSKTPEIYLAYRNFMIDTYRLNPQEYLTSTACRRNLAGDVCAIMRVHAFLEQWGLINYQVDAESRPTPMGPPPTSHFHVLADTPSGLVPLQPKTPQGRQVDADTKAGRKGKELDDLVPETAKGKPELTSASQQMLNFPDKGKEKPTDMQNFGLRTDMYTKKNVPSKSKAAASATREWTEQETLLLLEALEMYKDDWNKVSEHVGSRTQDECILHFLRLPIEDPYLEDSEASLGPLAYQPIPFSQSGNPVMSTVAFLASVVDPRVASAAAKSALEEFSKMKEEVPTALVEAHVRKVEEAAKVTGKADPAFGLESSGIAGTTSDEPERIEESGTDEARAEGQATEEKKEPKEPREGVGAAEEETKEKTSEVPKKDEERGKQGDSEKESEKSDGDPIVDTEKEKEPKEGQEEVLKDVVESEGERKTKVERDIGEGNLSTAAAAALAAAAVKAKHLAAVEERKIKSLVALLVETQMKKLEIKLRHFEELETIMDREREALEYQRQQLLADRQAFHMEQLKYAEMRARQQHFQQMHQQQQQPPPALPPGSQPVPPAGTGPPVVHSLAMAPASVAPAPAGGGAPPGSLGSSEQIGQAGSAAGPQQQQPAGAPQPGAVPPGVPPPGPHGPSPFPNQQTPPAMMPGAVPGSGHPGVAGNAPLGLPFGMPPPPPPPAPSVIPFGSLADSISINLPPPPNLHGHHHHLPFAPGTLPPPNLPVSMANPLHPNLPATTTMPSSLPLGPGLGSAAAQSPAIVAAVQGNLLPSASPLPDPGTPLPPDPTAPSPGTVTPVPPPQ, from the exons ATGGCGGTGCGGAAGAAGGACGGCGGCCCCAACGTGAAGTACTACGAGGCCGCGGACACCGTGACCCAGTTCGACAACGTGAGGCTCTGGCTCGGCAAGAACTACAAGAAG TATATCCAAGCTGAACCACCTACCAACAAGTCCTTGTCTAGCCTGGTTGTACAGTTGCTACAGTTTCAGGAAGAAGTTTTTGGCAAACATGTCAGCAATGCACCGCTCACGAAACTGCCG ATCAAATGTTTCCTAGATTTCAAAGCAGGAGGCTCCCTGTGCCACATACTTGCAGCTGCCTACAAATTCAAGAGTGACCAGGGATG GCGGCGTTACGATTTCCAGAATCCATCACGCATGGACCGCAACGTGGAAATGTTCATGACCATTGAGAAGTCCTTGGTGCAG AATAACTGTCTGTCTCGACCTAACATATTTCTGTGCCCAGAAATTGAACCCAAACTGCTGGGGAAATTAAAGGACATTATCAAGAGACACCAG GGAACAGTCACTGAAGATAAGAACAATGCCTCCCATGTTGTGTATCCTGTCCCAGGGAACCTGGAAGAAG AGGAATGGGTACGACCAGTCATGAAGCGGGATAAGCAGGTTCTTCTGCACTGGGGCTACTATCCTGACAG TTACGACACGTGGATCCCAGCCAGTGAAATCGAAGCAGCTGTGGAAGATGCTCCAACTCCTGAGAAACCTAGGAAG GTTCATGCAAAGTGGATTCTGGACACAGACACTTTCAATGAATGGATGAACGAGGAAGACTACGAGGTAAATGACGACAAAAGCCCTGTCTCCCGCCGAAAGAAGATATCAGCTAAGACGCTGACAGATGAG GTGAACAGCCCAGATTCAGATCGGCGGGACAAGAAAGGAGGGAACTATAAGAAGAGGAAGCGCTCCCCCTCTCCTTCACCAACCCCGGAAGCTAAGAAGAAAAATGCTAAGAAAGG TCCCTCGACACCTTACACCAAGTCGAAGCGTGGCcacagagaggaggagcaagaagACCTGACGAAGGACATGGATGAGCCTTCACCAGTCCCCAACGTAGAGGAGGTGACGTTGCCTAAAACAG TCAACACTAAGAAGGATTCAGAGTCCGCCCCAGTCAAAGGAGGCACCATGACTGACCTGG atgaGCAGGAGGATGAAAGCATGGAAACCACGGGCAAG GATGAGGATGAAAACAGTACGGGGAACAAGGGGGAGCAGACGAAGAATCCGGACCTCCATGAGGACAACGTGACCGAGCAGACCCACCACATCATCATTCCCAGCTACGCCGCCTGGTTTGACTATAACAG TGTTCATGCCATTGAGCGGAGGGCTCTCCCTGAGTTCTTTAACGGCAAGAACAAGTCCAAGACTCCAGAAAT CTACCTGGCTTATCGAAACTTCATGATTGACACCTACCGGCTGAACCCCCAGGAATATCTTACCTCCACTGCCTGCCGCAGGAACCTGGCCGGGGATGTCTGTGCCATCATGAG GGTCCATGCCTTCCTAGAGCAGTGGGGTCTTATTAACTACCAGGTGGATGCTGAGAGTCGACCAACCCCGATGGGGCCTCCGCCCACCTCTCACTTCCATGTCCTGGCAGACACGCCCTCCGGGCTGGTGCCTTTACAGCCGAAGACCCCGCAG GGCCGCCAGGTTGATGCTGATACCAAGGCTGGGCGAAAGGGCAAAGAGCTGGATGACCTGGTGCCAGAGACGGCTAAGGGCAAGCCAGAGCTG ACCTCTGCTTCCCAGCAAATGCTCAACTTCCCTGACAAGGGCAAAGAGAAACCGACAGACATGCAGAACTTTGGCCTGCGCACAGACATGTACACGAAGAAGAACGTCCCCTCCAAG AGTAAAGCTGCGGCCAGTGCCACTCGAGAGTGGACAGAACAGGAGACCCTGCTCCTCCTGGAG GCACTGGAAATGTACAAAGATGACTGGAACAAAGTGTCAGAGCACGTGGGAAGCCGCACGCAGGATGAGTGCATCTTGCATTTTCTTCGTCTTCCCATTGAAGACCCGTACCTGGAGGACTCAGaggcctccctgggccccctgGCCTACCAGCCTATCCCCTTCAGTCAGTCAGGCAACCCTGTTATGAGCACTGTTGCCTTCCTGGCCTCTGTCGTCGATCCTCGAGTCGCCTCTGCTGCTGCGAAGTCGGCCCTAG AAGAGTTCTCcaaaatgaaggaagaagtgCCCACAGCCTTGGTGGAGGCCCACGTTCGGAAAGTGGAGGAGGCAGCCAAAGTGACAGGCAAGGCTGACCCAGCCTTCGGTCTGGAGAGCAGCGGTATCGCAGGAACCACCTCTGACGAGCCTGAGCGGATCG AGGAGAGCGGGACCGACGAGGCGCGGGCAGAGGGCCAGGCCACggaggaaaagaaggagcccAAG GAACCCCGAGAAGGAGTTGGGGCtgctgaagaagaaacaaaggagaaaaccaGCGAGGTCCCCAAGAAGGacgaagagagagggaaacaaggtGACAGCGAGAAGGAATCAGAGAAGAGCGATGGGGACCCCATAG TTGACacggagaaggagaaggagccaaaggaagggcaggaggaagtGCTGAAGGATGTGGTagagtcagagggggagaggaagacgAAGGTGGAGCGGGACATCGGCGAGGGCAATCTGTCCACCGCTGCCGCTGCTGCTCTGGCCGCCGCCGCAGTGAAGGCCAAG CACCTGGCCGCTGTGGAGGAGAGGAAGATCAAATCGCTAGTGGCCCTGCTGGTGGAGACCCAGATGAAAAAGTTGGAGATCAAACTTCGGCACTTTGAAGAGTTAGAGACCATCATGGACCGGGAGCGGGAGGCA CTGGAGTATCAGAGGCAGCAGCTCCTGGCCGACAGACAAGCTTTCCATATGGAGCAGCTGAAGTATGCAGAGATGAGGGCCCGGCAGCAGCACTTCCAGCAAATGcaccaacagcagcagcagcccccgcCAGCCCTGCCCCCGGGCTCCCAGCCGGTCCCACCTGCAGGCACTGGGCCGCCCGTGGTTCACAGCCTGGCTATGGCTCCAGCCTCTGTCGCCCCTGCTCCTGCTGGCGGTGGGGCTCCCCCCGGAAGCTTGGGCTCCTCTGAACAGATTGGGCAGGCAGGGTCAGCCGCGGGGCCACAGCAGCAGCAACCAGCTGGAGCCCCCCAGCCTGGGGCAGTCCCACCAGGGGTACCCCCCCCTGGACCCCATG gCCCCTCACCGTTCCCCAACCAACAAACTCCTCCCGCAATGATGCCAGGGGCAGTGCCAGGCAGCGGGCACCCAGGCGTGGCGGGTAATGCTCCTTTGGGTTTGCCTTTCGGCatgccgcctcctcctcctcctcccgctccATCCGTCATCCCATTTGGTAGTCTAGCCGACTCCATCAGTATTAACCTGCCCCCTCCTCCTAACCTGCATGGGCATCACCACCATCTCCCGTTCGCCCCGGGCACTCTCCCCCCACCTAACCTGCCTGTGTCCATGGCGAACCCTCTACACCCTAACCTGCCGGCGACCACCACCATGCCATCTTCCTTGCCTCTCGGGCCGGGGCTCGGATCCGCCGCAGCCCAGAGCCCTGCCATTGTGGCAGCTGTTCAGGGCAACCTCCTGCCCAGTGCCAGCCCACTGCCAG ACCCAGGTACCCCCCTGCCTCCAGATCCCACGGCCCCGAGCCCAGGCACAGTCACCCCTGTGCCACCTCCACAGTGA
- the SMARCC2 gene encoding SWI/SNF complex subunit SMARCC2 isoform X6, translating into MAVRKKDGGPNVKYYEAADTVTQFDNVRLWLGKNYKKYIQAEPPTNKSLSSLVVQLLQFQEEVFGKHVSNAPLTKLPIKCFLDFKAGGSLCHILAAAYKFKSDQGWRRYDFQNPSRMDRNVEMFMTIEKSLVQNNCLSRPNIFLCPEIEPKLLGKLKDIIKRHQGTVTEDKNNASHVVYPVPGNLEEEEWVRPVMKRDKQVLLHWGYYPDSYDTWIPASEIEAAVEDAPTPEKPRKVHAKWILDTDTFNEWMNEEDYEVNDDKSPVSRRKKISAKTLTDEVNSPDSDRRDKKGGNYKKRKRSPSPSPTPEAKKKNAKKGPSTPYTKSKRGHREEEQEDLTKDMDEPSPVPNVEEVTLPKTVNTKKDSESAPVKGGTMTDLDEQEDESMETTGKDEDENSTGNKGEQTKNPDLHEDNVTEQTHHIIIPSYAAWFDYNSVHAIERRALPEFFNGKNKSKTPEIYLAYRNFMIDTYRLNPQEYLTSTACRRNLAGDVCAIMRVHAFLEQWGLINYQVDAESRPTPMGPPPTSHFHVLADTPSGLVPLQPKTPQGRQVDADTKAGRKGKELDDLVPETAKGKPELTSASQQMLNFPDKGKEKPTDMQNFGLRTDMYTKKNVPSKSKAAASATREWTEQETLLLLEALEMYKDDWNKVSEHVGSRTQDECILHFLRLPIEDPYLEDSEASLGPLAYQPIPFSQSGNPVMSTVAFLASVVDPRVASAAAKSALEEFSKMKEEVPTALVEAHVRKVEEAAKVTGKADPAFGLESSGIAGTTSDEPERIEESGTDEARAEGQATEEKKEPKEPREGVGAAEEETKEKTSEVPKKDEERGKQGDSEKESEKSDGDPIVDTEKEKEPKEGQEEVLKDVVESEGERKTKVERDIGEGNLSTAAAAALAAAAVKAKHLAAVEERKIKSLVALLVETQMKKLEIKLRHFEELETIMDREREALEYQRQQLLADRQAFHMEQLKYAEMRARQQHFQQMHQQQQQPPPALPPGSQPVPPAGTGPPVVHSLAMAPASVAPAPAGGGAPPGSLGSSEQIGQAGSAAGPQQQQPAGAPQPGAVPPGVPPPGPHGPSPFPNQQTPPAMMPGAVPGSGHPGVAAQSPAIVAAVQGNLLPSASPLPDPGTPLPPDPTAPSPGTVTPVPPPQ; encoded by the exons ATGGCGGTGCGGAAGAAGGACGGCGGCCCCAACGTGAAGTACTACGAGGCCGCGGACACCGTGACCCAGTTCGACAACGTGAGGCTCTGGCTCGGCAAGAACTACAAGAAG TATATCCAAGCTGAACCACCTACCAACAAGTCCTTGTCTAGCCTGGTTGTACAGTTGCTACAGTTTCAGGAAGAAGTTTTTGGCAAACATGTCAGCAATGCACCGCTCACGAAACTGCCG ATCAAATGTTTCCTAGATTTCAAAGCAGGAGGCTCCCTGTGCCACATACTTGCAGCTGCCTACAAATTCAAGAGTGACCAGGGATG GCGGCGTTACGATTTCCAGAATCCATCACGCATGGACCGCAACGTGGAAATGTTCATGACCATTGAGAAGTCCTTGGTGCAG AATAACTGTCTGTCTCGACCTAACATATTTCTGTGCCCAGAAATTGAACCCAAACTGCTGGGGAAATTAAAGGACATTATCAAGAGACACCAG GGAACAGTCACTGAAGATAAGAACAATGCCTCCCATGTTGTGTATCCTGTCCCAGGGAACCTGGAAGAAG AGGAATGGGTACGACCAGTCATGAAGCGGGATAAGCAGGTTCTTCTGCACTGGGGCTACTATCCTGACAG TTACGACACGTGGATCCCAGCCAGTGAAATCGAAGCAGCTGTGGAAGATGCTCCAACTCCTGAGAAACCTAGGAAG GTTCATGCAAAGTGGATTCTGGACACAGACACTTTCAATGAATGGATGAACGAGGAAGACTACGAGGTAAATGACGACAAAAGCCCTGTCTCCCGCCGAAAGAAGATATCAGCTAAGACGCTGACAGATGAG GTGAACAGCCCAGATTCAGATCGGCGGGACAAGAAAGGAGGGAACTATAAGAAGAGGAAGCGCTCCCCCTCTCCTTCACCAACCCCGGAAGCTAAGAAGAAAAATGCTAAGAAAGG TCCCTCGACACCTTACACCAAGTCGAAGCGTGGCcacagagaggaggagcaagaagACCTGACGAAGGACATGGATGAGCCTTCACCAGTCCCCAACGTAGAGGAGGTGACGTTGCCTAAAACAG TCAACACTAAGAAGGATTCAGAGTCCGCCCCAGTCAAAGGAGGCACCATGACTGACCTGG atgaGCAGGAGGATGAAAGCATGGAAACCACGGGCAAG GATGAGGATGAAAACAGTACGGGGAACAAGGGGGAGCAGACGAAGAATCCGGACCTCCATGAGGACAACGTGACCGAGCAGACCCACCACATCATCATTCCCAGCTACGCCGCCTGGTTTGACTATAACAG TGTTCATGCCATTGAGCGGAGGGCTCTCCCTGAGTTCTTTAACGGCAAGAACAAGTCCAAGACTCCAGAAAT CTACCTGGCTTATCGAAACTTCATGATTGACACCTACCGGCTGAACCCCCAGGAATATCTTACCTCCACTGCCTGCCGCAGGAACCTGGCCGGGGATGTCTGTGCCATCATGAG GGTCCATGCCTTCCTAGAGCAGTGGGGTCTTATTAACTACCAGGTGGATGCTGAGAGTCGACCAACCCCGATGGGGCCTCCGCCCACCTCTCACTTCCATGTCCTGGCAGACACGCCCTCCGGGCTGGTGCCTTTACAGCCGAAGACCCCGCAG GGCCGCCAGGTTGATGCTGATACCAAGGCTGGGCGAAAGGGCAAAGAGCTGGATGACCTGGTGCCAGAGACGGCTAAGGGCAAGCCAGAGCTG ACCTCTGCTTCCCAGCAAATGCTCAACTTCCCTGACAAGGGCAAAGAGAAACCGACAGACATGCAGAACTTTGGCCTGCGCACAGACATGTACACGAAGAAGAACGTCCCCTCCAAG AGTAAAGCTGCGGCCAGTGCCACTCGAGAGTGGACAGAACAGGAGACCCTGCTCCTCCTGGAG GCACTGGAAATGTACAAAGATGACTGGAACAAAGTGTCAGAGCACGTGGGAAGCCGCACGCAGGATGAGTGCATCTTGCATTTTCTTCGTCTTCCCATTGAAGACCCGTACCTGGAGGACTCAGaggcctccctgggccccctgGCCTACCAGCCTATCCCCTTCAGTCAGTCAGGCAACCCTGTTATGAGCACTGTTGCCTTCCTGGCCTCTGTCGTCGATCCTCGAGTCGCCTCTGCTGCTGCGAAGTCGGCCCTAG AAGAGTTCTCcaaaatgaaggaagaagtgCCCACAGCCTTGGTGGAGGCCCACGTTCGGAAAGTGGAGGAGGCAGCCAAAGTGACAGGCAAGGCTGACCCAGCCTTCGGTCTGGAGAGCAGCGGTATCGCAGGAACCACCTCTGACGAGCCTGAGCGGATCG AGGAGAGCGGGACCGACGAGGCGCGGGCAGAGGGCCAGGCCACggaggaaaagaaggagcccAAG GAACCCCGAGAAGGAGTTGGGGCtgctgaagaagaaacaaaggagaaaaccaGCGAGGTCCCCAAGAAGGacgaagagagagggaaacaaggtGACAGCGAGAAGGAATCAGAGAAGAGCGATGGGGACCCCATAG TTGACacggagaaggagaaggagccaaaggaagggcaggaggaagtGCTGAAGGATGTGGTagagtcagagggggagaggaagacgAAGGTGGAGCGGGACATCGGCGAGGGCAATCTGTCCACCGCTGCCGCTGCTGCTCTGGCCGCCGCCGCAGTGAAGGCCAAG CACCTGGCCGCTGTGGAGGAGAGGAAGATCAAATCGCTAGTGGCCCTGCTGGTGGAGACCCAGATGAAAAAGTTGGAGATCAAACTTCGGCACTTTGAAGAGTTAGAGACCATCATGGACCGGGAGCGGGAGGCA CTGGAGTATCAGAGGCAGCAGCTCCTGGCCGACAGACAAGCTTTCCATATGGAGCAGCTGAAGTATGCAGAGATGAGGGCCCGGCAGCAGCACTTCCAGCAAATGcaccaacagcagcagcagcccccgcCAGCCCTGCCCCCGGGCTCCCAGCCGGTCCCACCTGCAGGCACTGGGCCGCCCGTGGTTCACAGCCTGGCTATGGCTCCAGCCTCTGTCGCCCCTGCTCCTGCTGGCGGTGGGGCTCCCCCCGGAAGCTTGGGCTCCTCTGAACAGATTGGGCAGGCAGGGTCAGCCGCGGGGCCACAGCAGCAGCAACCAGCTGGAGCCCCCCAGCCTGGGGCAGTCCCACCAGGGGTACCCCCCCCTGGACCCCATG gCCCCTCACCGTTCCCCAACCAACAAACTCCTCCCGCAATGATGCCAGGGGCAGTGCCAGGCAGCGGGCACCCAGGCGTGGCGG CCCAGAGCCCTGCCATTGTGGCAGCTGTTCAGGGCAACCTCCTGCCCAGTGCCAGCCCACTGCCAG ACCCAGGTACCCCCCTGCCTCCAGATCCCACGGCCCCGAGCCCAGGCACAGTCACCCCTGTGCCACCTCCACAGTGA